Proteins encoded in a region of the Zea mays cultivar B73 chromosome 4, Zm-B73-REFERENCE-NAM-5.0, whole genome shotgun sequence genome:
- the LOC103654690 gene encoding sister chromatid cohesion protein PDS5 homolog B-B-like, whose protein sequence is MQKVEECFLKVEQSPPESTSNALQLATAALVKKELLAHADSNIILVVASCISEITWITAPDAPYDDDAMKDVLSLIVEAFKHLDDIESPFFGRRTSILDTIAKVQSCVVMLDLKCDDLINDMFHHFLRTVK, encoded by the exons ATGCAGAAAGTTGAGGAGTGTTTTCTTAAAGTTGAGCAGTCACCTCCTGAAAGCACATCGAATGCTCTTCAACTAGCAACTGCAGCTCTTGTCAAGAAAGAGCTGCTGGCCCATGCTGATTCAAATATTATACTTGTTGTGGCATCATGCATATCTGAGATCACATGGATCACAGCACCAGATGCTCCATATGATGACGATGCAATGAAG GATGTATTATCTTTAATTGTGGAGGCATTCAAGCATCTGGATGACATAGAGAGCCCCTTCTTTGGAAGGAGAACTTCAATTCTTGATACAATCGCAAAAGTTCAGTCCTGTGTGGTGATGCTAGATCTTAAATGTGACGATTTGATAAATGATATGTTCCATCACTTCTTGAGGACTGTTAAGTAA
- the LOC109939269 gene encoding uncharacterized membrane protein At3g27390-like, with protein sequence MHLLDHLFAECRNQGEDLVNRGVITMKDIEEMKSGKVGSGVLNVGLPAYVILNALLRSAKADSVGLILSDGSEITSDNRPKNTIFDWFFDPLMVIKEQIKAENLTDEEEEYLKMCVLLAGDPSRLKGSLPHVPSLIERKKADIDAFTRRLQGITKSISRYPTSKSRFDVLVKALLSELERTMGQSGNGSQSQAHRLRNSVARMLSQKSMGKTANIREKRKRRNYL encoded by the exons ATGCATCTGCTGGACCACCTATTTGCGGAATGCAGAAACCAGGGGGAGGATTTGGTTAACAGAGGAGTGATAACAATGAAAGACATTGAAGAAATGAAGTCTGGCAAAGTTGGCAGCGGTGTTCTTAATGTTGGCCTACCAGCATATGTTATCCTTAATGCACTCCTTCGGTCTGCAAAAGCTGATTCTGTCGGGCTAATCTTAA GTGATGGCTCTGAGATTACATCTGACAATAGACCTAAAAACACCATCTTTGATTGGTTCTTTGACCCGCTTATGGTTATAAAGGAACAGATCAAAGCTGAGAATCTCACTGACGAAGAGGAAGAGTATCTGAAAATGTGTGTGTTGTTGGCTGGTGATCCAAGTCGCCTGAAAggctctctgcctcatgttccatCCTTGATTGAACGTAAAAAGGCAGATATAGACGCATTCACTCGCAG GTTGCAAGGAATCACAAAGTCGATATCTAGATATCCTACATCAAAGAGCCGCTTCGACGTCCTTGTGAAGGCGCTCTTGTCAGAGCTGGAGAGGACGATGGGTCAATCTGGCAATGGATCCCAGTCCCAGGCGCACAGGCTGCGAAACTCGGTAGCCCGGATGCTGAGCCAGAAATCTATGGGCAAGACTGCCAACATCAGGGAAAAGAGGAAAAGAAGGAACTATCTCTAA